A window of Cloacibacillus sp. genomic DNA:
GAAGCTGCGCCGCGAGCATTCCCATCTCGCCGCTGCCCACGATGAGCGCGCCTACGCTGCGCAGCGTGCCGAAAAATTCCTGCGCCGCGCCGCAGGCGGCCTCAGCCGCTGAGCTTTCGTGAGGCAGTTCCTTGTATTTCGTGCGTATCTCCTTGCCGGCGCTTATGGCGCGCTGGAAGAGCTGCGCAAGGACGGGGCCGCAGGCCTTTTCCGCGCGCGAGGCGGCAAGCGCCTCCTTCATCTGCCCCAGTATCTGATCTTCAAGCGGTATCTGCGAATGAAGGCCCGCCGCTATCTCAAAGACGCGGCGCACCGCCTCCGCGCCGCGGCAAGTGAAAAACTTTCCACACCCGCGCGCGCGGTGCAGCATCTCTTGCGGCTCTTCGCCGGAGAGGACGACAAGCTCCGTTCTGTTGCAGGTGGTGATGAGGACGGCCTCTTGGGAGCACTCCGCCGCCTCGCGCAGAAAGCAGGCGCGTTCGCTCTGCGTGAAGGTGAATTTCCCCCTCACGTCAAGCGCCGCGCTTTTGTGGTCCAGCCCTGCTATCTTAATTTCCATCTCTATTTCTCCTCATTCTTGCAAGCGCGAATGTTACGCCGGGATATTTTGTCTTGAGGCGCACCATATAGCCGCCCTCCGAGGCGGCAAGCGCCGCGCGTTCGCAGACGTTGTCCGCGCCCACCGCCGCCATTGCCGCGGGCGACGGAGTGAAGCTGCCGGGCAGCGCCATCAGCGTATCTGCGCTGTAGCTCTTAAACGGCACGCCGCATCTTTTTGCAAGCTCCGCTATGGCGGGCTCGTCTTTTTTTGCCTCTATTGAGGCAACAGCCGCTATCGAGAGCGGTGAAAAGCCGCTTTCTTTCATAAAGTCGTCAAAATACGCGGCAAGCTCCGCGGCAGGTTTGTTCTTTGTGCAGCCGACGCCTATCGTCAGCACCTTTGGACGCAGCCAGAGCGTCACGGGATAGGGCGCGGGCTGGTTCTCGTCCGTGACGGCCACTCCTACGCGCTCGCCGGAAAGCAGCGCCGCCGCCGTCTCCTTCGCCGCCGCGAGGTTTTCTATGCGGCAGTCGTTTTTCACCGCCCATGAGTCGGGCGGCGTGATGCCGTTTATGTCCGTCGCCGTGGTGATGACGGCGCGCGCGCCTATAGTTTCCGCGACGAGGCGCGCAAGGTCGTTCGCGCCTCCGATGTGGCCCGAAAGCAGCGAGACGGCGTTGTTTCCAAGCTCGTCCACGACGACTACGGCAGGGTCGCTCGTCTTGTATTTTATGTAAGGCGCTATTGCGCGCACGGCGATGCCGCAGGAGCCTACGAAGACTATCGCCTCCGCATCGAGAAAGCGCGCGCCCGTCCACTCCGAAAGAGCGGGCGAAATTGGCGCTACGGCGCCTCCCGCGTAGCGCGCGGAGGCCCAGGCCGCGCCGCCCAACGCCCGCGCGATTTTTTCCGCGAGTTTCGCCCCGCGTTTGGAGAAGGCGGCCGCGTGCAGTTTCATTTTATTCCGAGGCCTTTCTGAAGCCGTGCGAGAATTTCGCGTCGTAGAGCTTTGAGAGCTCGTATTCGTCGCCGAGGAAATCCCCGACCAGCACGAGCGCCGTGTTTTTTATGCCGGCGTCGGCCGCGGCGCGCGGAAGTTCCGCAAGCGTCGTGCGAAAGACCTTTTGCTCCGGCCACGAGGCCTTGTAGACGAGCGCCGTCTTTGTGTCGGGTAAGTAGCCTCCAGCTATAAGTTCGTCGCGCAGCCCTTCAAGCAGGCCCGTGGAGAGAAATAGCACCATTGAGGCGTGGTGCTGCGCAAGCAGCCGTATCTTTTCGCGCTCCGGCACCGGCGTGCGCCCCTCCATGCGCGAGATTATTACCGTCTGGCTGACGCCGGGCAGAGTGTATTCCGCTTCCGCGGCGGCGGCCGCCGCACAGAAGGAGCTGACGCCCGGCGTTATGTCGTAGGGGATGTCGAGCGCGTTGAGCCTGTCCATCTGCTCGCGTATCGCGCCGTATATGGAGGGGTCTCCCGTGTGCAGGCGCACCGCGTCGGCTCCCGATTCGTGCGCCTCGCGCAGTTTTTCTATGACCGACTCAAGCGTCATAGAGGCGCTGTCGCAGATGATGCAGCCGGGTTTTGCGCGTTTTAAAAGTTCGGGGTTGACCAGCGAGCCGGCGTAGAT
This region includes:
- a CDS encoding cobalamin biosynthesis protein; the protein is MKLHAAAFSKRGAKLAEKIARALGGAAWASARYAGGAVAPISPALSEWTGARFLDAEAIVFVGSCGIAVRAIAPYIKYKTSDPAVVVVDELGNNAVSLLSGHIGGANDLARLVAETIGARAVITTATDINGITPPDSWAVKNDCRIENLAAAKETAAALLSGERVGVAVTDENQPAPYPVTLWLRPKVLTIGVGCTKNKPAAELAAYFDDFMKESGFSPLSIAAVASIEAKKDEPAIAELAKRCGVPFKSYSADTLMALPGSFTPSPAAMAAVGADNVCERAALAASEGGYMVRLKTKYPGVTFALARMRRNRDGN
- the cobM gene encoding precorrin-4 C(11)-methyltransferase — encoded protein: MIHFVGAGPGAPDLITLRGARLLEEAGMIIYAGSLVNPELLKRAKPGCIICDSASMTLESVIEKLREAHESGADAVRLHTGDPSIYGAIREQMDRLNALDIPYDITPGVSSFCAAAAAAEAEYTLPGVSQTVIISRMEGRTPVPEREKIRLLAQHHASMVLFLSTGLLEGLRDELIAGGYLPDTKTALVYKASWPEQKVFRTTLAELPRAAADAGIKNTALVLVGDFLGDEYELSKLYDAKFSHGFRKASE